The following proteins come from a genomic window of Aspergillus luchuensis IFO 4308 DNA, chromosome 3, nearly complete sequence:
- a CDS encoding homeobox domain-containing protein (COG:K;~EggNog:ENOG410PRWE;~InterPro:IPR008422,IPR001356,IPR009057;~PFAM:PF05920,PF00046;~go_function: GO:0003677 - DNA binding [Evidence IEA];~go_process: GO:0006355 - regulation of transcription, DNA-templated [Evidence IEA]) — protein sequence MAGHPTDPITGSPRYASRGPSPILPSIRDLQSLPERGLNTSGAAYPEPRALSRPDFAAQEFRAGPVGPHAYPPTNIPGTVPGDRRSVDSFPVMPNQTGYAYPAMGYQSDSEQPSPQSLSHAQQSNFGILGDSIDPKNKRRRGNLPKPVTDILRAWFHEHLDHPYPSEEDKQMFMTRTGLTISQISNWFINARRRQLPALRNQMRNGGNDIDSQRQSPFSDMDQTSPESMPSPHQIVKS from the exons ATGGCTGGTCACCCGACCGACCCCATTACAGGCTCTCCTCGCTACGCTTCTCGTGGCCCCAGTCCTATTCTACCATCCATTCGGGACCTTCAGTCGCTCCCTGAACGGGGTTTGAATACATCGGGCGCTGCTTATCCAGAACCAAGGGCCCTTTCTCGACCGGACTTCGCAGCGCAGGAATTCAGGGCGGGCCCGGTTGGCCCCCACGCATATCCCCCAACCAACATTCCAGGCACAGTACCGGGTGATCGGAGGAGCGTGGATTCTTTCCCAGTCATGCCCAATCAGACCGGCTATGCCTATCCCGCAATGGGTTACCAGAGTGATTCCGAACAACCGTCTCCGCAATCCCTCTCTCATGCTCAACAATCAAATTTCGGTATCCTCGGGGATTCGATTGACCCCAAGAACAAGCGGAGACGGGGCAACCTGCCCAAGCCTGTCACAGACATTCTGCGTGCATGGTTCCATGAGCATCTTGACCATCCGTATCCCAGTGAAGAGGACAAACAGATGTTCATGACCCGCACCGGACTCACTATCAGCCAG ATCAGCAATTGGTTCATCAATGCTAGACGGCGCCAACTTCCTGCTCTCCGGAACCAAATGCGAAACGGCGGAAACGACATTGACTCTCAAAGACAATCTCCCTTCAGTGACATGGACCAGACGTCCCCGGAATCAATGCCGTCTCCTCACCAAATTGTCAAATCATAA
- a CDS encoding uncharacterized protein (COG:K;~EggNog:ENOG410Q12S;~InterPro:IPR036864,IPR001138;~PFAM:PF00172;~go_function: GO:0000981 - DNA-binding transcription factor activity, RNA polymerase II-specific [Evidence IEA];~go_function: GO:0008270 - zinc ion binding [Evidence IEA];~go_process: GO:0006355 - regulation of transcription, DNA-templated [Evidence IEA]): protein MTRTVDEIKYETPSSWEHKSLDVAEDGRRLAPHSDTARPKGRIRRSMTACHTCRKLKTRCDLDPRGHACRRCLSLRIDCKLPETTDRFQDSAAIWPDATSAIPSIEERLTSLERSMREMTGMMRQMLDHSPGFANTSIPHLTRSIMTDDTASMEGSPSSPFLPKPVRLIQDLQSDFFGEAETTSPVDSPLSSDGAAKGAIDSKLSLKLLQTFVDHFGACVSIYNLSDIHNDMKAPDSLLYNTACLLASRYVPGIPASAVHALYLQVRHAVVNILWEKPPLKYETLQALALLCLWPATAQKEPPMDSWLLSGISINHAIIALEFINYAPSEVVVDNETAAQLRLWNTYCLTQLHFAVGNARPFHIQQRYLDHCPRILEHPAATLEDARVVAEIQLYLITLRLQSNSSRMRLADLDYEEIERWKREWAHLFSGESSTLELSLWFCQTLLHRTAMRLQPRSDRLASEVLQTSRLIISRFLQIRYSTALSLVDQVYFIVGYAALNLCDFNLMDPLIEQVQMFLLHLAPNEDHIAYRFSCMVAEFKRRCSSAECNDPSSTVKGSPLSSYGDSRKMSMGQAPFMPPLMDGMIEGYGFEQLMPEVMPSSFPDGILNGMPVTGLAAYRSATL from the exons ATGACTCGCACCGTGGACGAGATCAAATACGAGACCCCTTCTTCATGGGAGCACAAGAGCTTGGACGTTGCCGAGGATGGCAGGCGACTAGCTCCCCATTCCGACACAGCTCGTCCGAAAGGCCGGATACGACGATCCATGACTGCCTGTCACACATGTCGGAAGCTTAAAACAAGATGTGATCTAGATCCGCGCGGTCATGCGTGCCGTCGCTGTCTATCTCTCAG AATCGATTGCAAGCTGCCAGAAACGACCGATCGGTTCCAAGACAGTGCTGCGATCTGGCCAGACGCCACCTCGGCAATTCCCTCTATTGAGGAGCGCCTCACCTCCCTAGAACGATCCATGAGGGAGATGACGGGCATGATGCGGCAGATGCTAGATCACTCCCCAGGTTTCGCAAATACTTCAATTCCGCACTTGACAAGAAGTATCATGACGGATGATACTGCCTCCATGGAGGGAAGCCCGTCGTCTCCCTTCCTGCCTAAACCCGTTCGCCTCATTCAGGACCTCCAGTCCGACTTCTTCGGAGAAGCAGAGACTACTTCTCCTGTTgactctcccctctccagTGACGGTGCCGCCAAGGGCGCTATCGACTCCAAACTATCCCTCAAATTGTTGCAAAC GTTTGTCGATCACTTCGGTGCCTGCGTTTCTATTTACAATCTCTCCGATATCCACAATGACATGAAAGCCCCCGACTCTCTACTGTATAATACTGCATGCCTTCTAGCTTCACGCTATGTCCCGGGGATACCAGCGTCTGCTGTGCATGCTCTATATCTTCAAGTGCGACATGCGGTAGTCAACATCTTGTGGGAGAAACCTCCCCTGAAGTATGAGACCCTCCAAGCACTTGCActtctctgtctctggcCAGCAACCGCCCAGAAAGAGCCACCCATGGACAGCTGGCTGTTGAGTGGCATCTCAATCAACCATGCGATTATTGCGCTTGAGTTTATAAACTATGCGCCCTCGGAAGTTGTGGTAGACAATGAAACGGCTGCGCAGCTGCGGCTATGGAATACATATTGCTTGACACAGCTACA TTTTGCGGTTGGCAATGCGCGTCCATTCCATATCCAGCAGAGATACCTTGATCACTGCCCACGGATACTGGAACACCCCGCAGCAACCTTGGAGGACGCCAGGGTTGTCGCGGAAATACAGCTCTATTTGATTACATTGCGGCTCCAGAGCAATAGCAGTCGCATGCGGTTGGCGGACCTTGACTATGAGGAAATCGAGcgatggaagagggagtgGGCTCACCTTTTCT CTGGTGAAAGTTCCACTTTGGAGCTGAGCCTTTGGTTCTGCCAGACACTCCTTCACCGCACAGCAATGAGGCTTCAGCCCAGATCCGACAGGCTCGCATCTGAGGTTCTGCAAACCTCACGTCTGATCATATCGCGATTCCTCCAGATCCGGTACTCTACCGCATTGAGCCTTGTCGACCAGGTCTACTTCATTGTCGGCTACGCTGCTCTGAATTTGTGTGATTTCAACCTCATGGACCCGCTCATCGAGCAGGTGCAGATGTTCCTGCTGCATCTCGCGCCCAACGAAGACCACATCGCATACCGGTTTTCGTGCATGGTCGCTGAGTTCAAGCGGCGATGTAGCAGTGCGGAATGCAATGATCCGTCGTCCACGGTCAAAGGGTCTCCGTTATCATCCTACGGCGACAGTCGTAAGATGAGCATGGGTCAAGCACCGTTCATGCCACCGCTCATGGATGGCATGATCGAGGGGTATGGCTTCGAGCAACTGATGCCAGAAGTCATGCCGAGTTCTTTTCCGGATGGGATACTCAACGGCATGCCTGTGACTGGGCTAGCAGCGTATCGGTCAGCGACGCTGTAA
- a CDS encoding alpha-amylase (CAZy:GH13;~COG:G;~EggNog:ENOG410PGMM;~InterPro:IPR006047,IPR015340,IPR017853,IPR013780, IPR013777;~PFAM:PF00128,PF09260;~SECRETED:SignalP(1-16);~TransMembrane:1 (n4-12c16/17o502-522i);~go_function: GO:0003824 - catalytic activity [Evidence IEA];~go_function: GO:0004556 - alpha-amylase activity [Evidence IEA];~go_function: GO:0005509 - calcium ion binding [Evidence IEA];~go_process: GO:0005975 - carbohydrate metabolic process [Evidence IEA];~go_process: GO:0016052 - carbohydrate catabolic process [Evidence IEA]): MMMILFFLSFVVSALAATPAEWRSQSIYFLLTDRFARTDNSTTASCDLSARQYCGGSWQGIINQLDYIQGMGFTAIWITPVTEQIPQDTGYGQAYHGYWQQDAYALNSHYGTADDLKALASALHSRGMYLMVDVVANHMGHNGTGNSVDYSVYRPFNSQKYFHNLCWISNYDNQTNVEDCWLGDNTVALPDLDTTRTDVKNMWYDWVESLVSNYSVDGLRIDTVKNVQKNFWPGYNNASGVYCIGEVFDGDAAYTCPYQDDLDGVLNYPMYYPLLRAFESTNGSISDLYNMINTVKSTCRDSTLLGTFVENHDNPRFANYTSDMSLAKNAATFTILADGIPIVYAGQEQHYSGGNDPYNREATWLSGYKTTSELYTHIATSNKIRTHAISQDSGYLTYKNYPIYQDTSTLAMRKGYNGTQTITVLSNLGASGSSYTLSLPGTGYTAGQEIMEIYTCSNLTVDSNGSVPVPMKSGLPRILYPADKLVNGSSFCSSAISVFKHAGGVMLFLSYTVVFAQVLLAIMT; encoded by the exons atgatgatgattctgtTCTTCCTCAGTTTTGTGGTCAGTGCTTTGGCAGCCACGCCAGCAGAATGGCGCTCCCAGTCGATCTATTTCCTGCTGACCGATCGCTTTGCACGAACCGATAATTCTACCACTGCTTCGTGTGATTTGAGCGCCCGG CAATATTGCGGTGGATCCTGGCAGGGCATCATCAATCAG CTGGATTATATCCAAGGAATGGGCTTTACAGCGATCTGGATCACACCAGTAACTGAACAAATCCCCCAAGATACCGGTTACGGACAGGCATATCACGGATACTGGCAGCAGGATGC TTACGCCCTCAACTCCCACTATGGTACAGCAGACGATCTCAAAGCTCTCGCTTCAGCTCTTCACTCACGGGGCATGTACCTCATGGTGGACGTCGTTGCCAATCATATG GGTCACAATGGCACGGGAAACTCTGTGGACTACAGTGTCTATAGGCCATTTAACTCGCAAAAGTACTTTCACAACCTCTGTTGGATCTCTAATTACGATAATCAGACAAATGTTGAAGACTGCTGGTTAGGCGACAACACCGTTGCCTTGCCGGATCTTGACACTACCCGTACGGATGTGAAAAATATGTGGTATGACTGGGTCGAGTCGCTTGTCTCTAACTACTCCG TCGACGGCCTCCGTATAGACACAGTCAAGAACGTTCAGAAGAACTTCTGGCCCGGCTACAATAATGCGTCAGGCGTATACTGTATCGGAGAAGTCTTCGATGGAGACGCGGCATACACCTGTCCTTATCAGGATGACCTGGACGGAGTGCTCAACTACCCGAT GTACTATCCACTCCTCCGGGCTTTCGAATCCACCAACGGCAGTATCAGCGACCTCTATAACATGATCAACACCGTTAAATCCACCTGCAGAGATTCTACGCTTCTGGGGACTTTCGTCGAGAACCACGATAACCCTCGCTTCGCCAA CTACACAAGCGACATGTCCTTAGCCAAAAATGCCGCAACGTTCACCATCCTAGCCGACGGCATCCCCATTGTATACGCCGGTCAGGAACAGCACTACAGCGGGGGCAATGATCCCTACAACCGCGAAGCGACGTGGCTCTCGGGCTACAAGACCACCAGCGAGCTCTACACGCATATCGCCACATCGAACAAGATCCGTACCCACGCTATAAGCCAAGACAGCGGATATCTCACCTACAAA AACTACCCGATCTACCAAGACACCTCGACTCTTGCCATGCGCAAAGGCTACAACGGCACCCAAACCATCACGGTCCTTTCCAATCTCGGCGCCTCAGGATCCTCGTacactctctccctcccggGAACAGGCTACACCGCCGGTCAAGAGATCATGGAGATATATACCTGCTCGAATCTGACCGTCGACTCAAATGGCTCGGTGCCAGTCCCCATGAAGAGCGGATTGCCACGGATCCTCTATCCCGCAGATAAGTTGGTTAATGGAAGCTCATTTTGCA GTTCCGCGATAAGCGTCTTCAAGCATGCAGGGGGAGTAATGTTGTTCTTGAGCTACACTGT AGTTTTCGCTCAGGTGCTTCTTGCTATAATGACGTGA
- a CDS encoding glycoside hydrolase family 31 protein (CAZy:GH31;~COG:G;~EggNog:ENOG410PHCX;~InterPro:IPR000322,IPR017853,IPR011013,IPR013780, IPR030458,IPR030459,IPR031727;~PFAM:PF01055,PF16863;~SECRETED:SignalP(1-19);~go_function: GO:0003824 - catalytic activity [Evidence IEA];~go_function: GO:0004553 - hydrolase activity, hydrolyzing O-glycosyl compounds [Evidence IEA];~go_function: GO:0030246 - carbohydrate binding [Evidence IEA];~go_process: GO:0005975 - carbohydrate metabolic process [Evidence IEA]) has protein sequence MVKLTDLLARAWLVPLAYGASQSLLSTTTSSQPQFTIPASADVGAQLIANIDDPQAANAQSVCPGYKASKVQHNSRGFTASLQLAGKPCNVYGTDVDSLTLSVEYQDSDRLNIQILPTHVDSTNASWYFLSENLVPRPKASLNASVSDSDFSVSWSNEPSFNFKVIRKATGDALFSTEGTVLVYEDQFIEFVTALPEEYNLYGLGEHITQFRLQRDANLTIYPSDDGTPIDKNIYGQHPFYLDTRYYKGDRQNGSYVPVKSSETDASQEYISLSHGVFLRNSHGLEILLRPQKLIWRTLGGGIDLTFYSGPNPADVTRQYLTSTVGLPAMQQYSTLGFHQCRWGYNNWSDLADVVANFEKFEIPLEYIWTDIDYMHGYRNFDNDQNRFSYSEGDEFLSKLHESGRYYVPIVDAALYIPNPENASDAYATYDRGAADDVFLKNPDGSLYIGAVWPGYTVFPDWHHPKAVEFWANELVIWSKKVAFDGVWYDMSEVSSFCVGSCGTGNLTLNPAHPSFLLPGEPGDIIYDYPEAFNITNATEAASASAGASSQAAATATATSASTSVSYLRTTPTPGVRNVEHPPYVINHDQEGHDLSVHAVSPNATHVDGVEEYDVHGLYGHQGLNATYHGLLEVWSHERRPFIIGRSTFAGSGKWAGHWGGDNYSKWWSMYYSISQALSFSLFGIPMFGADTCGFTGNSDEELCNRWMQLSAFFPFYRNHNELSTIPQEPYRWASVIEATKSAMRIRYAILPYFYTLFDLAHTTGSTVMRALSWEFPNDPTLAAVETQFMVGPAIMVIPVLEPLVNTVKGVFPGVGHGEVWYDWYTQAAVDAKPGVNTTISAPLGHIPVYVRGGNILPMQEPALTTREARQTPWALLAALGSNGTASGQLYLDDGESIYPNATLRVGFTASRSSLRSSAQGNWKERNPLANVTVLGVNKEPSAVTLNGKTVSPGSITYNSTSQVLFVGGLQNLTNSGAWAKNWVLEW, from the exons ATGGTGAAGTTGACCGATCTCCTCGCCAGAGCCTGGCTTGTCCCTCTGGCTTATGGGGCGAGCCAGTCGCTCTTATCCACCACTACCTCTTCACAGCCTCAGTTCACCATTCCTGCTTCCGCAGATGTCGGTGCGCAGCTGATTGCCAACATCGATGATCCACAGGCTGCCAACGCGCAGTCGGTTTGTCCGGGCTACAAGGCTTCAAAAGTGCAGCACAATTCACGTGGATTCACTGCTAGTCTTCAGCTCGCGGGCAAGCCATGTAACGTATACGGCACAGATGTTGACTCCTTGACACTGTCTGTGGAGTACCAGGATTCGGATCGATTGAACATTCAGATTCTTCCCACTCATGTTGACTCCACAAATGCGTCCTGGTACTTTCTTTCAGAGAATCTGGTGCCTAGGCCCAAAGCTTCTTTGAATGCATCTGTTTCCGACAGCGATTTTTCTGTGTCATGGTCAAATGAGCCGTCGTTCAATTTCAAGGTGATTCGAAAGGCTACAGGCGACGCTCTCTTCAGTACAGAAGGCACCGTGCTTGTTTATGAAGACCAATTTATCGAATTTGTAACGGCTCTTCCCGAGGAGTATAACTTGTATGGCCTTGGGGAGCATATCACCCAGTTTCGCCTCCAGAGAGATGCTAATCTCACCATATATCCTTCGGATGATGGGACTCCTATTGACAA AAACATCTACGGCCAGCATCCCTTCTATCTGGATACAAGGTATTACAAGGGAGACAGGCAAAATGGATCTTATGTTCCGGTCAAAAGCAGCGAGACCGATGCCTCGCAAGAATATATTTCCCTCTCCCATGGCGTGTTTCTGAGAAACTCTCATGGGCTAGAGATACTCCTCCGGCCCCAGAAGTTGATCTGGCGGACCCTAGGTGGAGGCATCGATCTGACATTCTACTCGGGCCCAAACCCGGCCGATGTCACCAGGCAATATCTTACCAGCACCGTGGGATTGCCGGCCATGCAACAATACAGTACTCTTGGGTTCCACCAATGTCGCTGGGGCTACAACAACTGGTCGGATCTGGCAGACGTTGTCGCGAATTTTGAGAAATTCGAGATCCCGCTGGAATATATCTG GACCGATATCGACTACATGCACGGATATCGCAACTTCGATAACGATCAGAATCGCTTTTCCTACAGCGAGGGCGACGAATTCCTCAGCAAGTTACATGAGAGTGGACGCTACTATGTACCCATTGTTGATGCGGCACTCTACATTCCTAATCCCGAAAATGCATCTGATGC ATACGCTACATATGACAGAGGAGCTGCGGATGACGTCTTCCTCAAGAACCCTGATGGTAGCCTCTATATCGGAGCCGTCTGGCCAGGATATACAGTCTTCCCTGACTGGCATCATCCCAAGGCAGTGGAGTTCTGGGCCAACGAACTTGTCATCTGGTCGAAGAAAGTGGCATTCGATGGAGTGTGGTACGACATGTCTGAAGTTTCATCCTTCTGTGTCGGGAGCTGTGGCACCGGGAACCTGACTCTTAACCCGGCACAcccatccttccttctccccggTGAGCCCGGCGATATCATATATGACTACCCGGAGGCTTTCAATATTACCAACGCTACAGAGGCGGCGTCAGCGTCGGCAGGCGCTTCCAGccaggcagcagcaaccgcaaCCGCAACCAGCGCGTCGACCTCGGTGTCATATCTGCGCACAACGCCCACGCCTGGTGTTCGCAATGTGGAGCACCCACCCTATGTAATCAACCatgatcaagaaggccatgATCTCAGCGTCCATGCAGTGTCGCCAAACGCGACccatgttgatggtgttgaggaatATGATGTGCACGGTCTCTACGGGCACCAAGGACTGAACGCTACCTACCATGGTCTGCTTGAGGTCTGGTCTCATGAGCGGCGGCCATTTATCATTGGCCGCTCAACTTTCGCTGGCTCTGGCAAGTGGGCGGGCCACTGGGGCGGTGACAATTATTCCAAATGGTGGTCCATGTACTACTCCATCTCACAAgccctttccttctcgcTCTTCGGCATTCCCATGTTTGGTGCTGACACCTGTGGGTTTACCGGAAACTCGGATGAGGAGCTCTGCAACCGATGGATGCAACTGTCCGCATTCTTTCCATTCTACCGAAACCACAATGAGCTCTCCACAATCCCCCAGGAGCCTTATCGGTGGGCTTCTGTTATTGAAGCGACTAAGTCCGCGATGAGAATCCGGTACGCTATCTTACCTTACTTTTATACGTTGTTCGACCTGGCCCACACTACGGGGTCCACTGTAATGCGCGCACTTTCCTGGGAGTTTCCCAACGACCCAACTTTGGCTGCGGTTGAGACCCAATTCATGGTTGGACCGGCCATCATGGTGATTCCGGTACTGGAGCCTCTGGTCAATACGGTCAAGGGCGTATTCCCGGGGGTGGGACATGGCGAAGTGTGGTACGACTGGTACACCCAGGCTGCCGTTGATGCGAAGCCCGGAGTTAACACGACCATCTCGGCACCATTGGGCCACATCCCGGTTTATGTACGAGGTGGAAACATCTTGCCGATGCAAGAGCCAGCATTGACCACTCGTGAAGCCCGGCAAACTCCCTGGGCTTTGCTGGCCGCACTAGGAAGCAACGGAACCGCGTCGGGGCAGCTCTACctcgatgatggggagagcATTTATCCCAATGCCACGCTTCGTGTGGGCTTCACCGCATCACGGTCAAGCCTGCGCTCGTCAGCGCAAGGGAattggaaagaaaggaaccCGCTCGCTAATGTGACGGTGCTCGGAGTGAACAAGGAGCCCTCTGCGGTGACTCTCAATGGAAAGACAGTATCACCAGGATCCATCACATACAACTCCACGTCGCAGGTTCTGTTCGTTGGGGGGTTGCAGAACTTGACGAATAGCGGCGCATGGGCGAAGAACTGGGTGCTAGAATGGTAG